The Chitinophaga sp. H8 region TGATGGCAATGGGGTGATAGATGCACAGGATAAAGAATACAGCGGGTCCTATCAGCCTAAATTTTATTACGGGTTTAACCTGGGCCTTACTTACAAAGGGCTGGACTTTGGGGCTAACTTCTACGGCAATACGGGCAATAAAATATACAATGGGAAAAAGGCGTACCGGGTAGAAGCACCGGATAACATTGAATCCAAATATGCCGACAACCGCTGGAAGGCAGACCGTCCTTCCAATACCGATCCGCGGGTGATAGACAGGGCCACGCCTTCCTCTACCTATTTTGTAGAGTCCGGCGCTTTTTTACGTCTGAATAATCTTACCCTGGGTTATACCCTTAAACCAGATAAGTTAAAAGCCATCGGCATCAGCAATTTCCGGGTATATGCTACCGCGCAGAATTTATTTACCATCAAGCAATTTTCCGGCTTTACGCCTGATCTGCCGGGAGGTAAGATAGATGACGCGAACAGTACCAGCAACAAAAGCGGGATACTGGATTCGGGCATTGAATTTAATGCATATCCTACCACCAGGACTTATTCTTTTGGTGTAAATGTGACCTTCTAAAAATTGTATTATGAACACACATAGCAATATTATATGGAAAGTGGCCGGGGTAGGGTTGATCATCAGCCTGGTGATTATGTCCTGCAAAAAATACCTGGAAGTAGCGCCACAGGCATTGATAGAAGAAGAGGCCATCAAAAATGATCCCCAGGCAGCAGAAGCGCTGGTAACCGGCGTGTATAACGGGTTGTGGAATAGCGGGATGCATGGCTTCTCTTATGTGGGGATGACCAACATCGCTTCCGACGATGCTGATAAAGGAAGTAATGCTACTGATAATGCGGATAATGTGGGAACCTTCGATAGGCTGTCGATGACCCCCAGCGTAAATGCTTTAAATGATTTGTGGACCGGTTATTTCCGGGGAGTGGTACGGGCTAATCAGGCATTGGATAAATTGCCGCTCAGCCCGGCTGCTGAAGATGTGAAAAAGCGCCTGGAGGGAGAAGTACGTTTTATAAGAGGATTGCTGTATTTTGACCTGGTGCGTTTCTTTGGCAAGCTGCCCAAGCTGGACCGGGTACCTGCCACAGAGGAAGCGAATAGTGATAAGTTCCAGGTGCGGGCCAGCGTAGACAGTATTTACGATTTCATTATTTCCGACCTGGAATTTGCGCTGGCCAACCTGCCCATAAAAGGCGCTCCCGGTACACAGGTGGGCAGAGCCACAAAGGGCGCCGCTGCCGGGTTGCTGGCCAAGGTATTTCTGTACCGCCAGAACTACCAGCGGGCATTCAGCCTGTCGGATTCTATTGTTACCCAAAAGCTGGGCGACTATGGCCTGCTGGATGATTACGCCAGCATCTGGCGCGAAACAGGGGCCAACGGAAGGGAATCCCTGTTTGAAGTACAAACGGGTATCAATGCCAACTGTGACGGCGCTATCGGTTCCTATGTAGTATGCCAGGGACCCCGTGCGGGCGGCAAAGGCGGATGGGCTGATCTGGGATGGGGATTTGGCGGGCCTTCCCAAAGCCTGATTGATGCCTACGAACCAGGCGACAAAAGAAAGGCTGCTACCGTGATTTTTATCAATCCTGGTGGCACCGTACTATGGGATGGTTTCCGTATACCCGGTAAGGATAGTGTGGAAAACCTCCGCTATAATTACAAGGCTTATCATAGCCGGGGAGCGGAGAAAAATTGCGGTAAAGTGGATTACCTGCCTAAAAATCTGCGGATATTGCGCTTTGGCGAAATAAAACTGATCCATGCAGAAGCCGCTTTAGCCATCGGTAATGCAGGTGCTGCTATCAAAGATATCAGTGACCTCCGCATCCGCGCAGGATTCCCTACAGGCGTAACCTCCGTTACCAGAGAAACTATCTGGAAAGAAAGAAGGGTGGAAATGGCAATGGAACATGACCGCTTCTTTGACCTTGTCCGTCAGAATAAAATTGTTCCGGGCCGCGCTGCCAGCGAATTTGCGAAAGATGGTAAAGTATTTACTGCCAACAAAAACGAAATATTCCCCATCCCCCAGCAACAGATCGATCTGAGCCAAGGTAAGATGGACCAGAATGAGGGATATAATTAAGGAGATGTTGGCTATTAGCTATTGGCTATTAGCTATTGTGTTTTGTTATAGAGGGATTAGCTGTTGGCGACTACCTTTTAGCACCATGTTATGTTCTTTTAAATCATCGTTCAATGATTAAAATTGATTTTCGCTTTTTCAGCAAAACACAATACCTGACAGTTAATAGCCAACTGCTAATAGCTATTAAATCAATCTTTCGCTTTTTCAGCAAAACACAACAGCTAATAGCTAAAAGCCAACAGCTAATAGCTTTATGTTTGCTCTGCTCCCTGCCCACCATGGCGCAGCGCAAAGCGGCGCCGTTGGGAGATTCAGCTTTGTTAACAGCCGTACAGCACCGTACGTTTAATTATTTCTGGAAGTTTGGACATCCCGTATCGGGGTTAGCACCGGAGCGTACAGCAACACCTAATGTGGTAACGATCGGAGGATCTGGATTTGGGGTGATGGTCATACTGGTAGGTATTGAAAGAGGGTTTATCACACGGGAAGAAGGGGTAGACCGGCTGCTGAAAATAGTGAACTTCCTGGTAAAGGCAGATAGCTATCACGGGATGTGGGCGCATTGGCTGGATGGTACCACCGGCAAAACCATTGCTTTTAGCCGGAAGGATGATGGGGCAGATATTGTGGAATCTGCGTTTATGTTTCAGGGATTGCTGTGCGTACGGCAATATTTTTCAAAGGATACACCCAAAGAAAATGAGCTGCGCGACAAGATCGGCTGGCTATGGAATGATGCGGAATGGGACTGGTTTACCCGCGGAGGGCAGGACGTGTTGTACTGGCACTGGTCGCCCAATAACGGCTGGAGCATGAACCATCCCATCAAAGGATATAATGAATGCCTGATCACCTATGTGCTCGCAGCGGCATCGCCGAAGTTTGCCATCAGTCCGCAGGTATATCATCAGGGATGGGCTATGAGCAATACCTTTTTTAACGGAAAGACTTTTTATGGCATTACCTTGCCCCTGGGATTTGATTATGGGGGGCCCCTGTTCTTTGCCCATTACTCTTTTCTGGGACTAGATCCCCACGGACTGAAAGACCGTTATGCCGATTACTGGGAACAGAATAAAAATCATACGCTGATCAACCGGCAGTACTGTATAGAAAACCCAAAAAAATACAAAGGCTACAGCGCCGATTGCTGGGGGCTTACCGCCAGCGATAACCATGAATTCTATAGTGCACATTCTCCTGCAAACGACCTCGGCGTGATTACGCCTACTGCTGCATTATCCTCTTTCCCTTATACACCGGAATATTCCATGCAGGCGCTGAAATATTTTTATAATAAAGTAGGTGATAAACTATGGGGAGAATATGGTTTTTATGATGCCTTCAGCGAAACCAGCAATTGGTACGATCATCAATACCTGGCCATCGACCAGGGTCCTATTGTGGTAATGATAGAGAACTACCGCACCGGCCTCCTCTGGAAATTATTTATGTCCTGCCCGGAAGTAAAACAAGGCTTGCAAAAACTGGGATTTACCAGTCCGGCTATAAAAGCGTGAGGAGGCTGGTTGACTTAATTTGTTTGAGGTAATATGAATTACACAATTTCATTTACACATTGTATTGTTTTAACCCATCAGATAATGCCCCAATTTCTTGTTAAACTTAAAAGAAAGAATAAAGGCAATAAATTTCTTTGTGATGAAATTGACAAACTTTTGAAGGATCTGGAGGAGTTTAAGCCAACGCATTTTAAGTTAGGTGATATACGAAAGGATGCTGACTGTGTTCATAACGATGGCTTTTACTTTTTTAACATTAATATTCACCGTTCTTTAGTGTTAGTAGACTTTGATGATGAAGGAGAAGCGACTATAATATGGGTTGGATCTCATGATGAATATGAACGAACTTTTAAAAACAATAAGTCAACAATTGAAAGGTGGCTTAGACAAAATGGTTATATAGAATAATGAAAACGCATATGGATATTGAAAAGCTTATTGAGTCTGGTTCTATAAGGAATGAATTAGATTATGAGCGGGCAATGGTTGCTGATCGTAAGTTGCGTCTGCTTGCAAAAACAAGCGTTCATTTTAAGAATTTGCGAACTAAATTGAGAGATTTAATTAAAGTATATGAGAATCGGGTTTGGAGTGATGAGAATGCTGTGGGAAATGAATTGATATATCAAAGTGATCAAGCTGAATTGATTGCTGAGAAAGAAAGGGTATTTCTTGAAAAAAGAAAAAAGGCGATTCAGCATAAATTGAAAGATTTTAATTTAACGCAGGAGGAATTAGGGTTGTTGCTTGGACATAAGAGCAAAACTCATATGTCTGAACTAATTAATGGAATTAAACCTTTTACGCTTCAGGATCTTGTTATTATTAGCAAGATATTCAAAATAGATATTGAGACATTAATTCCTAAATTTCTCCCAATAGATAAGATAGATAGGATTAGTGCAACAATTGAAGAAATTAATAAGCCTAAACTGAATGAAGTGAAGGCGCAACTCTTTCTTGCATCGTAGCATGTCTTTCACACCTTTGAGATATTTAAAGCACTTTGTATAAGAAATACGATTGCTGTTGATAAGTATGTTAATACCTTTTACAGATATTTGTTTTTGTTAATATTATTACTATTTTTAGACTGCCTATGAAAATTTAGAGTTTTATGAACTGGATGAATGACCTATACCATGTTTACCAGAAGCTGGATATTGCCGGCTATCAACAAGTAAAGCAGGATATTTTAACCGCACAGATCACTGGCTGTAACAGTGGTGAAATCTATTACCTGATATTGCAACAACTGGTGCTGATCAAAAAAGAGCAGCCCGCTGTGTATGAACTCATTAAAAATGAAGCGGAAAGTATTATCCGCTCAGGAGGATTAGGATATGCAGCGTAATACGTAGCTTTTAGCTGTTGGCTTTTAGCTGTTAGCTTTTGTTCGTTATAATCAGCTCATATGCTGGACTTATAGCACATAGCTTAGGAAGTTATGCAGCTAGCAGTGCTTATCAATTCACAGTTTATCGTTCAGCAAGCTTTGCGTGGCTAAAAGCTAATAGCCAACAGCTAACAGCTTATCTCAACTCTCCCACGAGCTTCTGCACTTTCAGGTAGATGCTGGCATTTTCCGGTATTTTCAGCAGCCATTCCAGGCATAGCTGTTTGTTGCCTTGTTTGAGATAGCTGAGGGCGATATAAAAAACGGCGTCATATTGCAGCGCAGATTTGCCTTCGTAGATGGTGAGCAGATCGCGGCGGGCAGCATCTTGCTGGTCCAGCTCTACCAGGCATACACCGCGGTAATATCTTGCATTGGTATTCGTAGAATCTTTTGTGAGTACCTGTGTAAGCAGGGGAACGGCTTTATTGAAATACCGGGTGTTGAAGTAAGCCTCTGCACGGTCCAGCAGTTGTTCGGTAGCGAGGTTAGGATCATCTTCGTGCAGCATTTTAGTAGGCGCAAATTGCCGGTATATATTTTTGGACCAGGGGCTGAGAAACAGGAGCCCTGATAAACATATCGCCACTACTGCCGCCATGATCACCCATTTACGTATGGGCGACGGCGTGTGATCTTTCAGCGAAAACCAGGCCGTACGGTTTTCCAGTAATGTTTGCAGCAGGCCATCGCGGGTGCTGCCAGCCCATAGTTCCTGTTGCAGCAGTTTAAACACGATGGCGTAGCGTCGCAGCATTTCGCCGGTGAGCGGCGTGTTTTTGGCACGGGCTTCGAATGGCTCACGTTCGGCATCTGAAATATCGTGGGTAACAAGCTTGTCGGCCAGCTCATAATCATGATCCGGCACCTGACTCATTTGTTGGGCACCTGGCAATTGTTTGATCACCATTGCCATACAGGCCGCTCTTTTATGGTGGAGCTGTGCTTCCGGAATATTGGCTTTGGCCGCAATATCTGCCGGTATCAGATCGCTGAGCGACCAGCGCAGCAAGTCCTGGCATTCCTGGTCCTGTTGCAGATAGCTATGGTATATTTCCCGTCGTTTATCTCCTTCCTTAACAATATTGGTGATGTCCTGCATATTGGTACTGCTGATCACCAGCACCTCTTCCTGCTCCAGCCCTGGCATCCGTTGTCCTTTTTTTTCCAGTGCCTGCACCCATTTGCGTTTGCAGAGCAATTGCAGAAAAGGTTCAAAAGGAGATTGCAGGTCGAACGACCGGTAACGGGCATAGTAGTAAAGGTCCAGCAATGTTTCTTCAAAAAGATGTGCTGCATCTTTGGGGGTACCATTTTGCTGTAGAATGAATCTTTTTGCTTTGGGGGCATGCCGCCGGTAAATGTCTTCAATAATGGCAGGCGAGTTTTCAAGCAGTCCGTCTATATATTCCTGGTCGTTATGTAAGAGTCTGTCAGATAACATATGCAAGTTGCTTGGGTGTAATGCCGGGTCTTTGCTACTACTAAGTTATGGATAATCATAGTATTTAAAGACCATAAGTTATATACATAGCTAACGGTGAGATATAGTGACAGTATGTATTTGAAATAAGATAAATGCCGCTCCGGCGGTGAACAGCCACGTTCCTAAATCTCCGGGTGCAGGGCCGTGATCAGTTTTATTAATGTATTCTTCAGTGCTTCATTTTCTGCTTCCCCGATTACGCTCACATATACTTCCTGGATCTCATCTACACATTCAGATACGGTGATCATCAGTTTTTTACCTTTTTCACTCAGGAATATGACCACTGCACGGTTGTCCTTTTCATGTTTCCGCGTGAGGATATAACCTGCTGCTTCCAGGTTTTTGACCACTTTACTCATGGCCTGTTTGGAAATCCGGGCCTTTTTAGCCAGGTCGTTGTTGATGGTACCCTCCGGCTGGATATTGGCTAACAAAACCATATCTCCCAGTTTAAAATCAGGGTATCCTCTTTCCTGTAATTTCTCGGTGAGCCGCCAATCCAGGTCCTTTTTTGTAATGCTTAGCAAACGGAGCAGACTCCGTGGACGCTTCTGCATACATGCCTGTAACTTTAAATCTGTTGGATTGCTCATGATTATCAATGGTTTAAGCTATTTGACCGGTATAGTCCAGGAAAGTACTACCCTGTATCCCGGTAATAATACAAAATTAAAAAAAAATTAAAAATAGTCAACTAGTTTGTCTATTTGGTAAACCTGGTTTACCTTTGCGTCCGAAATACACACTTTTACAATGGAAACAACGAAGACAGCGCCCCAAAAGGGCAGGTTAATGGTCCGGATCATCTTTCTCATCATATTAGTACTGGGAGGCATTTTTGGCTTCCGTCAGTGGAATTATGCCCGTCATCATGAAACAACAGACAACGCCCAGGTAGAGGGCTTTTCTGCCCCCGTAATAGCCCGGGTAGCAGGTTATGTAGACCTGGTAAACGTACAGGATTACGGGCAGGTGAAAAAGGGGGATACCCTGGTCAATATTGACGCAGAGGAATATAAAATAGCCGTACAGCAGGCAGAAGCAGATTATCAGCAGGCCCTGGCCGACCTGTTATCAGCAAAAGCCTCGCAGCTGAACGCAGGTGCTAATCTCCGCCTGGTACAGGCTAATGCGCAGGTAGCCCTGGTAAAAAAGGACAAAGCGGATGCCGACCTGCGGAGAGATCAAAGCCTCTTTAATGATCAGGCTATCACCAATCGCCAGCTGGACGATACCAAAGCCGGGAGTCTTACCCACAACAAAGAATACCTGGCGGCACAAAATCAGATCAGCCTGGCACAGTCCAGCATAGAAGTAGCTGGTACCACTATTAAAAAACAGGAAGCCATCGTAGCCAGCAAAAAAGCCATGCTCGACCAGGCCAGACTGAAATTATCCTACACCTCCCTGTTTGCCAATATCAATGGCCGCATCGGTAAAAAGAATGTAGAACCCGGACAGTATGTACAGGCCGGACAAGCACTATTTACGATTGTGGATGACAAAGGCTTTTATGTAGTGGCCAATTTTAAAGAAACACAGCTGGAAAATATTAAAGTAGGACAGGAAGCAGAGATAGCGGTAGACAGTTATCCCGACCTGCACATCAAAGGGCGTGTAAGCGATATTTCCCGCGCCACCGGTGCTAAATTCTCCCTGCTTCCTCCGGATAATGCGACCGGCAATTTTGTGAAAATAGTACAGCGGGTACCCGTGAAGATCAGCATAGACAATGTAGGAGAATACCTCAATATCCTGCGTGCCGGTTTAAGTGTGGACGTGGCTTTAAAATATTAATCAGATGGCTACGCCAAAAGGGTTTGCAAAATTTGTCATTGTCACTACCGTGATATCAGCTACCATGCTGGAGCTGATAGATACCACGATCGTCAATGTAGCCTTGTCGCAGATCAGCGGCAACCTGGGCGCCACTATTGAGGATGCTTCCTGGATTGTGACGGCCTACGCTATTGCCAACGTGATCATTATTCCCATGACGGGGTTCCTGGCTTCTTATTTTGGCCGGAAGAACTACTACCTGGGATCCATTATACTTTTCACCTTCGCCTCCTTTATGTGCGGCAACGCCAACGGGTTGTGGGAGCTGGTGGCCTGGCGCTTTATCCAGGGGGTAGGCGGCGGTGCGCTGTTATCCACTTCACAGGCCATCCTCTTTGATGCCTTTGAAGTGTCTGAAAGGCCCAAAGCTTCTGCCTTATTCGGTATGGGCGTGATCATTGGTCCTACCATCGGGCCTACACTGGGCGGGTATATTGTAGACAACTTCCACTGGTCGTTCATCTTTGATATCAACGTACCCGTAGGGATCATTGCTGCTTTCCTGGTATATACTTTTATTGAGAAACAACCACATGAATATAACATAGACCGCAAGGCCATTAAGATCGATTACATCGGGATCGCCCTGCTGATCGTATGGGTAGGCGCCTTACAGTACATCCTGGAAAGAGGACAAACGGAAGACTGGTTTGCCGCAAAACATATTGTGGTATTAACGGTGGCGGCTATTGTATCCTTTGTAGGATTTCTCTGGTGGGAATTAAAAACAGATCATCCGGCAGTGAACCTGAAAGTGCTGAAAAACCGGACGCTGGCGATTACCACCATCCTTACATTTATCATGGGGGTAGGGATGTATTGTTCCATGTTCGTATACCCGGTATGGATGCAGCGGATCATGGGATATACCCCTACGCTTACCGGTGAATCCTTATTTCCCGGTGCTATCATGGCCGCTGTGATGATGCCGCTGGTAGGGAAAGCCATCCAAAGGGGCGTACCTCCCAAATACCTGATTACAACAGGTTTTACGCTGTTTGCCTTCTTTTGTTTCTGGATGTCTTTTGCCAGCGGAGATGCGGGCGTTACCTTCTTTTTCCTGCCATTATTATTGCGCGGATTAGGGGCGGCGATGCTGAGCGTACCGCTGACCAATCAGGCCGTGTCCGGATTAACACCGCTGGAAATGCCGCAGGGGATCGCAGTCAATAATATGATGCGGCAGCTGGGTGGGTCGTTCGGTATTGCTTTTATGAACACTTATGTGGCCCGGCAATATCAGGAGCACCGGATGCAATTACTCAACTATGTAACAACAGATAATCCGATTGCCACAGAAAGGGTGCAGCAATATG contains the following coding sequences:
- a CDS encoding RagB/SusD family nutrient uptake outer membrane protein, with translation MNTHSNIIWKVAGVGLIISLVIMSCKKYLEVAPQALIEEEAIKNDPQAAEALVTGVYNGLWNSGMHGFSYVGMTNIASDDADKGSNATDNADNVGTFDRLSMTPSVNALNDLWTGYFRGVVRANQALDKLPLSPAAEDVKKRLEGEVRFIRGLLYFDLVRFFGKLPKLDRVPATEEANSDKFQVRASVDSIYDFIISDLEFALANLPIKGAPGTQVGRATKGAAAGLLAKVFLYRQNYQRAFSLSDSIVTQKLGDYGLLDDYASIWRETGANGRESLFEVQTGINANCDGAIGSYVVCQGPRAGGKGGWADLGWGFGGPSQSLIDAYEPGDKRKAATVIFINPGGTVLWDGFRIPGKDSVENLRYNYKAYHSRGAEKNCGKVDYLPKNLRILRFGEIKLIHAEAALAIGNAGAAIKDISDLRIRAGFPTGVTSVTRETIWKERRVEMAMEHDRFFDLVRQNKIVPGRAASEFAKDGKVFTANKNEIFPIPQQQIDLSQGKMDQNEGYN
- a CDS encoding glucoamylase family protein, which produces MIKIDFRFFSKTQYLTVNSQLLIAIKSIFRFFSKTQQLIAKSQQLIALCLLCSLPTMAQRKAAPLGDSALLTAVQHRTFNYFWKFGHPVSGLAPERTATPNVVTIGGSGFGVMVILVGIERGFITREEGVDRLLKIVNFLVKADSYHGMWAHWLDGTTGKTIAFSRKDDGADIVESAFMFQGLLCVRQYFSKDTPKENELRDKIGWLWNDAEWDWFTRGGQDVLYWHWSPNNGWSMNHPIKGYNECLITYVLAAASPKFAISPQVYHQGWAMSNTFFNGKTFYGITLPLGFDYGGPLFFAHYSFLGLDPHGLKDRYADYWEQNKNHTLINRQYCIENPKKYKGYSADCWGLTASDNHEFYSAHSPANDLGVITPTAALSSFPYTPEYSMQALKYFYNKVGDKLWGEYGFYDAFSETSNWYDHQYLAIDQGPIVVMIENYRTGLLWKLFMSCPEVKQGLQKLGFTSPAIKA
- a CDS encoding type II toxin-antitoxin system HigB family toxin encodes the protein MPQFLVKLKRKNKGNKFLCDEIDKLLKDLEEFKPTHFKLGDIRKDADCVHNDGFYFFNINIHRSLVLVDFDDEGEATIIWVGSHDEYERTFKNNKSTIERWLRQNGYIE
- a CDS encoding helix-turn-helix transcriptional regulator, with amino-acid sequence MKTHMDIEKLIESGSIRNELDYERAMVADRKLRLLAKTSVHFKNLRTKLRDLIKVYENRVWSDENAVGNELIYQSDQAELIAEKERVFLEKRKKAIQHKLKDFNLTQEELGLLLGHKSKTHMSELINGIKPFTLQDLVIISKIFKIDIETLIPKFLPIDKIDRISATIEEINKPKLNEVKAQLFLAS
- a CDS encoding MarR family winged helix-turn-helix transcriptional regulator; translation: MSNPTDLKLQACMQKRPRSLLRLLSITKKDLDWRLTEKLQERGYPDFKLGDMVLLANIQPEGTINNDLAKKARISKQAMSKVVKNLEAAGYILTRKHEKDNRAVVIFLSEKGKKLMITVSECVDEIQEVYVSVIGEAENEALKNTLIKLITALHPEI
- a CDS encoding HlyD family secretion protein; its protein translation is METTKTAPQKGRLMVRIIFLIILVLGGIFGFRQWNYARHHETTDNAQVEGFSAPVIARVAGYVDLVNVQDYGQVKKGDTLVNIDAEEYKIAVQQAEADYQQALADLLSAKASQLNAGANLRLVQANAQVALVKKDKADADLRRDQSLFNDQAITNRQLDDTKAGSLTHNKEYLAAQNQISLAQSSIEVAGTTIKKQEAIVASKKAMLDQARLKLSYTSLFANINGRIGKKNVEPGQYVQAGQALFTIVDDKGFYVVANFKETQLENIKVGQEAEIAVDSYPDLHIKGRVSDISRATGAKFSLLPPDNATGNFVKIVQRVPVKISIDNVGEYLNILRAGLSVDVALKY
- a CDS encoding DHA2 family efflux MFS transporter permease subunit, coding for MATPKGFAKFVIVTTVISATMLELIDTTIVNVALSQISGNLGATIEDASWIVTAYAIANVIIIPMTGFLASYFGRKNYYLGSIILFTFASFMCGNANGLWELVAWRFIQGVGGGALLSTSQAILFDAFEVSERPKASALFGMGVIIGPTIGPTLGGYIVDNFHWSFIFDINVPVGIIAAFLVYTFIEKQPHEYNIDRKAIKIDYIGIALLIVWVGALQYILERGQTEDWFAAKHIVVLTVAAIVSFVGFLWWELKTDHPAVNLKVLKNRTLAITTILTFIMGVGMYCSMFVYPVWMQRIMGYTPTLTGESLFPGAIMAAVMMPLVGKAIQRGVPPKYLITTGFTLFAFFCFWMSFASGDAGVTFFFLPLLLRGLGAAMLSVPLTNQAVSGLTPLEMPQGIAVNNMMRQLGGSFGIAFMNTYVARQYQEHRMQLLNYVTTDNPIATERVQQYAAGMVAKGGMTAAQAHQSGLTMLEGLVNKHAYVLTYLDAFRLVGIFFICVLPLMFFVKTRSLSAAAMKEAAEHAH